One genomic window of Sodaliphilus pleomorphus includes the following:
- a CDS encoding metallophosphoesterase, which yields MLKIQYASDLHLEFAENAQFIKSNSLQPVGDILILAGDTGYLGDENFYTHPFWDWASQNFEQVIVCLGNHEFYRYYDIATLRDGTEFAIRSNVHYYYNKVINIDDIDIIVSTLWSHIDQKNAFMTECSVSDFHRILYNRELLSYQNFNIEHERCLQFIKDAVNQSKARKEVVVTHHVPSYQLSSPDFAGSAIRGSFTVELADYIENSGIDYWIYGHSHRNINKRIGKTLCLSNQLGYVFHNENKDFHSDAMICA from the coding sequence TCAATTTATAAAATCCAATTCTCTACAGCCTGTAGGAGATATACTTATTCTGGCCGGCGATACTGGTTATTTGGGTGATGAGAACTTCTACACTCACCCTTTCTGGGACTGGGCATCTCAGAACTTCGAGCAAGTGATCGTGTGTCTTGGCAATCATGAATTTTACAGGTATTATGATATTGCCACTTTGAGAGATGGAACAGAATTTGCCATCCGCTCTAATGTCCACTATTATTACAATAAAGTGATCAACATTGATGACATAGATATTATCGTATCTACGCTTTGGTCACATATAGATCAAAAGAATGCTTTTATGACAGAGTGCAGTGTATCTGACTTTCATCGCATTCTTTATAACAGAGAGCTCCTCAGTTATCAGAATTTTAATATCGAACACGAGCGCTGTTTGCAATTCATTAAGGATGCTGTCAACCAGAGTAAAGCAAGAAAGGAAGTTGTTGTAACCCATCATGTACCATCTTATCAGCTGAGCTCTCCTGATTTTGCGGGCAGCGCAATAAGAGGATCCTTTACCGTTGAATTGGCCGACTATATAGAAAATAGTGGTATAGACTACTGGATTTATGGTCATAGTCATCGCAATATCAATAAGAGAATAGGTAAGACACTGTGCTTGAGCAACCAGTTAGGTTATGTCTTTCACAATGAGAATAAGGACTTCCACAGTGATGCCATGATATGTGCCTGA